In Ruminiclostridium papyrosolvens DSM 2782, the following proteins share a genomic window:
- a CDS encoding ABC transporter permease, translating into MGKTNTAVSKALPNKLPKKGFGHYLKRDIYLYLLLVLPVAYFIIFKYVPMYGIVIAFKEYNIFQGVFASPWIGWDAFREVFKSDDFYRALQNTFLLNGFDMIFGFPAPIILAIIINEVRSVRYKRISQTMLYLPHFLSWVIIGGIALQIFAPNFGMIDTIIKSMGFKTIPFLTEKWHWLATYTGIGIWQSAGWGMIIYLAAITGIPAELYEAADVDGAGRLRKIWCITLPAIKPTIIILFILNIGKISMIGFDRPYILGNQQVKDFSDVISTYVYRVGLQSSRYNIATAVGLFQSIVGLVFLSVTNWLANKSGEQGIW; encoded by the coding sequence ATGGGGAAAACTAATACTGCTGTTTCAAAAGCATTGCCAAATAAACTTCCTAAAAAGGGGTTTGGCCATTACTTAAAAAGAGATATATATCTTTATTTATTACTGGTGCTTCCGGTAGCGTACTTTATAATATTCAAGTATGTACCGATGTATGGCATCGTTATAGCCTTTAAAGAATACAACATATTTCAGGGTGTGTTTGCCAGCCCTTGGATAGGTTGGGATGCCTTCAGGGAAGTATTTAAATCCGATGATTTTTACAGGGCACTTCAAAATACATTTCTGCTTAATGGATTTGATATGATATTCGGATTCCCGGCGCCAATTATTCTAGCAATTATTATTAATGAAGTCAGATCTGTAAGATATAAAAGAATTTCTCAGACAATGCTCTATCTTCCGCACTTCCTGTCATGGGTTATTATCGGAGGAATAGCACTCCAGATATTCGCACCAAATTTCGGAATGATTGATACAATCATCAAATCAATGGGATTTAAAACAATACCTTTCTTAACTGAAAAGTGGCATTGGCTGGCAACGTACACAGGCATCGGAATATGGCAGAGTGCAGGATGGGGTATGATTATTTACCTGGCAGCTATAACCGGAATACCTGCAGAATTGTACGAAGCAGCAGATGTAGACGGAGCAGGAAGACTCAGAAAAATATGGTGCATAACATTGCCGGCAATTAAGCCTACAATAATTATCCTGTTTATATTGAATATAGGTAAGATTTCAATGATAGGGTTTGACCGTCCATACATTCTCGGAAATCAGCAAGTTAAAGACTTTTCAGATGTTATCAGTACGTATGTATACAGAGTAGGCTTACAGTCCTCCAGATATAACATAGCTACTGCTGTGGGATTATTCCAGTCGATTGTAGGGTTGGTATTCTTGTCGGTAACTAACTGGTTAGCAAATAAGAGTGGCGAGCAGGGCATTTGGTAG
- a CDS encoding carbohydrate ABC transporter permease: MVYKTSDKVFNIFINVITFICVVLCLFPVLNVVAVSLSSNSAILASKVFVWPVNINFESYKAILKDSTMIWSLVYTIIITVVYTVIGMFLTICAAYPLTKQRLKGRNAIMLMIIFTMYFSGGLIPDYMLVKNLHMLDSSWSLILPGVLSAFNLIVLKTFFTSLPESLEESAILDGCNDIGVLFKIVLPLSKPVLATLSLFYAVGKWNSFMDALFYITDSKLYPLQLKLYQIIVNSQTVDASIGDGNMSQNLLPESLKAACVVFATLPIVLVYPKLQKYFVSGIMIGAVKG, encoded by the coding sequence ATGGTTTATAAAACCAGTGATAAGGTTTTTAATATTTTTATAAATGTAATAACTTTTATTTGTGTAGTACTATGTTTATTTCCTGTATTAAATGTTGTCGCTGTTTCATTGAGTTCTAACTCGGCAATACTGGCATCAAAGGTGTTTGTTTGGCCTGTTAATATAAACTTTGAATCGTATAAGGCTATATTGAAGGATTCAACAATGATTTGGTCACTTGTGTATACCATTATTATTACTGTTGTTTACACTGTAATCGGTATGTTCCTGACAATTTGTGCAGCATATCCTCTCACTAAGCAGAGGCTTAAAGGAAGAAATGCCATAATGCTTATGATTATATTTACCATGTATTTCAGCGGAGGACTTATACCGGACTATATGTTGGTAAAGAATTTGCACATGCTTGACAGCTCATGGAGTTTGATATTGCCCGGAGTATTAAGTGCATTTAACCTTATAGTATTAAAAACATTTTTCACCTCTTTGCCTGAGAGTCTTGAAGAATCGGCAATACTTGACGGCTGCAACGATATAGGTGTTCTTTTCAAAATCGTACTTCCGCTGTCAAAGCCTGTACTTGCTACATTGAGTTTGTTCTATGCAGTTGGAAAGTGGAATAGCTTCATGGACGCTCTCTTTTATATTACAGATTCAAAACTATATCCATTGCAGTTAAAGCTATATCAGATAATTGTTAACAGCCAGACTGTAGATGCATCCATAGGAGACGGAAATATGTCACAGAACCTCCTGCCGGAAAGTCTTAAAGCAGCCTGTGTAGTATTTGCAACCTTACCAATAGTTCTTGTATATCCAAAGCTTCAAAAATACTTTGTCAGCGGTATAATGATAGGTGCTGTCAAGGGCTGA
- a CDS encoding extracellular solute-binding protein — protein sequence MKKLSTRIASLALLTSMSITLFAGCGSNGGTDADSSKSSSSSNSAKSGPAVELTVEVFDRATPGYKADDNFQTKWIQENFGKPNNINVKFVPVLRQQEVEKLNVLMASNQAPDISFTYNDGIIYNYVKSGGLTDIGDLLKKNAPNLTSYLGETLLNYGKFDGKQLAVPAKRVIEGCFASYIRKDWLDAVGMSVPTTTDEWYKVMKAFKEKDPGKLGDKNYPFSTFVDPNNINWTTSMLLESFKKPISEEQRMTLPNWVIPGFKDGMKFLNKLYNEGIINPQFALDKDGKQYEKDVSQGRIGFMIHNYDFPLRVTPGLLSELKKQVPGADMVPCDPFTNSEGKHPKMKYNPNGLYLIVPKASEHAEAAIKYLEWQSKPEVIKFLQNGVKGDQYTDEVDGIPANFIQNDQLPDAKKANYTDLSLIVNGKEFGDPAKNIQAASFGYPGFEDTFKKAYEISLTDANYIPHFDTVIQSQAKYQKALTDKESEIFVKSITCKVADFDKTYDKLVSEYMKSGGQEIVDEKLAALKKK from the coding sequence ATGAAAAAACTAAGTACCAGAATTGCAAGCTTGGCACTGTTGACATCTATGAGCATTACTCTATTTGCAGGCTGTGGCTCAAATGGCGGAACAGACGCAGATAGTTCAAAGAGTTCTTCATCATCCAATTCAGCAAAATCAGGTCCTGCAGTAGAATTAACAGTAGAAGTTTTTGACAGAGCTACACCTGGATATAAGGCAGATGATAATTTCCAGACAAAATGGATACAAGAGAACTTTGGTAAGCCCAACAACATTAATGTAAAGTTCGTGCCCGTTTTAAGACAGCAGGAAGTAGAAAAGCTGAACGTTCTTATGGCATCAAACCAAGCTCCGGATATCAGCTTTACTTACAATGATGGAATTATATACAATTATGTTAAGAGTGGCGGACTTACAGATATAGGAGATCTTTTAAAGAAGAATGCTCCAAATCTTACATCATACCTTGGAGAAACCCTTCTTAACTATGGTAAATTTGATGGAAAGCAGCTTGCTGTTCCTGCAAAGAGAGTTATAGAAGGTTGTTTTGCATCATATATACGTAAAGATTGGCTGGACGCAGTGGGAATGTCCGTTCCTACTACTACAGATGAGTGGTATAAGGTAATGAAGGCATTTAAGGAAAAGGATCCGGGAAAACTCGGTGACAAGAACTATCCTTTCAGCACATTTGTAGATCCAAACAACATTAACTGGACTACATCAATGTTATTGGAATCCTTTAAGAAACCAATTTCAGAAGAACAAAGAATGACATTGCCAAACTGGGTAATTCCGGGATTCAAGGATGGTATGAAGTTCCTGAACAAATTATACAACGAAGGTATAATTAATCCTCAGTTTGCACTTGATAAAGATGGCAAGCAATATGAAAAAGATGTATCACAGGGAAGAATCGGATTCATGATACATAATTATGACTTCCCGCTTAGAGTTACTCCGGGATTATTATCCGAGCTGAAAAAGCAGGTTCCCGGGGCAGATATGGTTCCATGTGATCCTTTCACAAACTCAGAAGGCAAACATCCAAAAATGAAGTATAACCCTAACGGTTTGTATTTAATAGTTCCTAAGGCAAGTGAACATGCAGAAGCGGCTATTAAGTATCTTGAATGGCAGTCAAAACCTGAAGTAATTAAGTTCCTTCAAAATGGTGTTAAGGGTGACCAATACACAGACGAAGTTGATGGTATCCCAGCTAATTTCATACAGAATGATCAGCTTCCTGATGCCAAGAAAGCAAACTACACTGACTTGTCATTAATAGTTAACGGTAAAGAATTCGGAGATCCTGCAAAGAACATACAAGCTGCTTCTTTCGGATATCCCGGATTTGAAGATACATTCAAAAAGGCATATGAAATTTCACTTACAGATGCGAATTATATTCCTCATTTTGATACTGTTATACAATCACAGGCAAAATATCAGAAGGCTCTTACTGATAAGGAATCAGAAATATTTGTTAAGAGTATTACATGTAAGGTTGCTGATTTCGATAAGACTTACGACAAACTCGTTAGCGAGTACATGAAGTCAGGCGGACAGGAAATCGTTGATGAGAAATTAGCTGCTTTAAAAAAGAAGTAA
- a CDS encoding polysaccharide deacetylase family protein, producing the protein MRYEFYYPQGKKKALTFSYDDCQIHDRRLVEIFNKYNMKGTFHINSGILGSEGFITKEELGSLYKGHEVSCHSVTHPYLTKLPKEQLVEEVREDKRWLEKQVGYPVRGMSYPFGAYDSNVINALEVLGIEYSRTVNSTGGFSMPSNFLEWNPTCHHNSDIKDKLVDFKNPAPWQKLPLFYIWGHSFEFHRENNWEVIEDFCKAAADDPEVWYATNIEIKDYICALKGLVFSVDQTIVYNPSAVSVWFSKDGESAVELKAGQSLIFC; encoded by the coding sequence ATGAGATATGAATTTTACTATCCTCAAGGCAAGAAAAAGGCGTTAACATTTAGCTACGATGATTGTCAGATACATGACCGACGACTTGTTGAAATATTCAACAAGTACAATATGAAAGGAACTTTTCATATTAATTCAGGAATCTTGGGAAGTGAAGGCTTTATCACAAAAGAAGAGCTTGGAAGTCTGTATAAAGGGCACGAAGTATCCTGTCACAGTGTAACTCATCCTTATCTCACAAAGTTACCTAAGGAACAGCTTGTGGAAGAGGTAAGGGAAGACAAACGTTGGCTCGAAAAACAAGTAGGTTATCCTGTCAGAGGTATGTCATATCCCTTTGGAGCATATGATTCCAATGTAATAAATGCTCTGGAGGTATTAGGTATTGAATACTCACGTACGGTTAATTCAACCGGCGGTTTTTCCATGCCATCAAATTTTTTGGAATGGAATCCTACATGTCATCATAATAGTGATATAAAGGATAAGCTTGTGGACTTCAAAAATCCTGCACCATGGCAAAAACTTCCGTTATTCTATATATGGGGACACAGCTTTGAGTTCCACAGGGAAAATAACTGGGAGGTTATTGAGGATTTCTGTAAGGCGGCTGCTGATGACCCGGAAGTATGGTATGCCACCAATATAGAAATAAAAGATTATATATGTGCTCTAAAAGGGTTGGTATTCAGTGTTGACCAAACAATAGTATATAACCCCAGCGCTGTTTCGGTATGGTTTTCAAAAGACGGAGAGAGTGCAGTTGAATTAAAAGCAGGACAAAGCCTTATATTCTGCTGA
- a CDS encoding response regulator transcription factor, translating into MLKVLLVDDEPYVLEGLKVMLDWEAHGFRICGEASNGEDALEIVRVCNPDLIITDISMPRIDGLELIRLSTQKLKSTAKFVILSGYDDFSYAKRAMLYNASNYLLKPLDDVELDSVVTKLAEQIRQERKKTENINKQLSFIANQSIMRLINGDNKPSLIGRVGMLLNIAEDEELRCILFEIDSAESWAHGEEKIGLNMNRIQAGKVIEDALGPAFQLHIFEDGKGRIGIIASEKMPFFNSLEELAQGLLIQLNQICGDVVYASISDSEKGLSLISKAYRQALFAIGFKFYSPDKSFIKYENVKGLNINFEMCTEDYNTLLELIRSNRADEIEPVVGRLFENFSQNLSAPQIIIAYLMSFQMELVKVIMEINGDLQEFLTLALEFQKTAEHMNMPELRGEFLKQCLSAASHINGFKQGNPQYIVSEVKNYIKQNYCNDIKLKEVARHFYMNPVYLGQLFKKFSGMQFNDYLNTIRIEEAKKLLQRTDMKVSEISSAVGYNDPKYFLSKFKAITNLPPSAFKTGKTT; encoded by the coding sequence ATGTTGAAAGTACTTCTTGTAGATGATGAACCATATGTTCTTGAAGGGCTGAAAGTTATGCTGGATTGGGAAGCACATGGCTTTAGAATTTGCGGTGAAGCATCAAATGGTGAGGATGCACTGGAAATTGTGAGAGTATGCAACCCCGATCTTATAATTACTGACATAAGCATGCCCAGAATAGATGGTCTGGAATTAATAAGGCTGTCCACTCAGAAACTCAAATCCACTGCAAAGTTTGTTATACTCAGCGGCTATGATGATTTTTCATATGCAAAACGTGCCATGCTGTACAATGCAAGCAACTACTTGCTCAAACCCTTGGATGATGTTGAACTGGATAGTGTTGTTACAAAACTGGCAGAACAAATCAGACAGGAACGGAAAAAAACAGAGAATATAAATAAACAACTTTCATTCATTGCAAATCAGAGCATTATGAGACTGATAAACGGAGATAATAAGCCGTCTCTCATAGGCAGGGTAGGCATGCTTCTGAATATTGCAGAGGATGAGGAGCTTCGGTGTATTCTTTTTGAAATTGATTCAGCTGAGAGCTGGGCCCACGGAGAAGAAAAAATCGGACTGAATATGAATAGAATACAAGCCGGAAAGGTCATAGAAGATGCACTTGGTCCGGCTTTTCAGTTACATATTTTTGAAGATGGAAAAGGAAGAATCGGCATAATAGCCAGTGAAAAAATGCCGTTTTTCAATTCCCTTGAGGAGTTAGCTCAAGGCTTGCTTATACAATTAAACCAAATATGCGGAGACGTGGTTTACGCCTCAATAAGTGATTCTGAAAAGGGCCTATCCCTAATAAGCAAGGCATATAGACAGGCTCTTTTTGCCATTGGCTTTAAATTTTATTCCCCTGATAAAAGCTTTATAAAATATGAAAATGTTAAGGGTTTAAATATTAATTTCGAAATGTGTACGGAAGATTATAACACATTGTTAGAGTTAATAAGATCAAACCGCGCTGATGAGATTGAACCGGTTGTAGGCAGACTTTTTGAGAATTTTTCTCAAAACCTCAGTGCTCCTCAGATAATCATTGCATATCTTATGAGCTTCCAGATGGAGCTGGTAAAGGTTATAATGGAAATAAACGGTGATTTGCAAGAGTTTTTAACTCTTGCGTTAGAGTTTCAGAAAACGGCAGAGCACATGAATATGCCGGAACTTCGTGGAGAATTCCTGAAGCAGTGCTTGAGTGCGGCATCGCATATAAATGGTTTTAAACAGGGAAATCCTCAGTACATTGTATCTGAGGTGAAAAATTATATAAAACAAAATTACTGTAATGACATTAAGCTCAAAGAGGTAGCACGGCATTTTTACATGAATCCTGTGTATCTGGGGCAGCTATTTAAAAAGTTTTCCGGCATGCAGTTCAACGATTACCTGAATACTATACGTATAGAAGAAGCCAAAAAACTTCTTCAGAGAACGGATATGAAGGTGAGCGAGATTTCGAGTGCTGTGGGATACAATGATCCGAAATATTTTTTAAGCAAATTTAAAGCAATTACCAATCTGCCTCCATCAGCTTTTAAAACAGGTAAAACTACTTAA
- a CDS encoding sensor histidine kinase, with product MKTKPRILSKVNDIPLTIKFLIIYVVCILTPIILINVAFLEKFYTVVTQREENNYNISMERAKNDINTLIEGGIAASHSISTDATIYDLLDAEYENVGEYYDIYNSTLRNRLSMYSVAYNYITNIGLYVDNPSIRPGGTYFYIDKSIKNTPWYKDLSESNEQVIIRTYLGTTNSAPVRPIQYLSILRSSKNNHSLGSREKILKVDISLDKVFTIFNRERDFMSLYLLDPQNTIVCSTTGRNGQSNIDVLQKLSNRSLGQENMVLETHLGSASYFKGWKLIGVTNRERISDSVGDTLSFVLIFAFISILISSLLMFIIVRSYNYRLKKLSKHMLKFKDGKFDLIDINEGEDEIGGVIRNFNLMAARINTLINDVYKLELQKKSLELERVRAEINFLQSQMNPHFLFNTLNAILVVSIKNNYTEIVDVIKYLSKTLRRLLSWKDDLVTIEEELSFTEMYLKIEKFRFCDKFQYEINVNETLLDYKIPKMSLQPLVENACKHGIQAIKEVGIININIEMCESGLLVRVKDNGSGMEQYTLMELMENIKSEVELSASIGLRNVYRRLRLYYGEDVAFNIESRINAGTTIYFTVPFEKL from the coding sequence ATGAAAACTAAGCCGAGAATTTTAAGTAAAGTTAACGATATTCCGTTAACAATCAAATTTCTTATAATATACGTAGTTTGCATATTAACACCAATAATATTAATTAATGTGGCATTTCTCGAAAAATTCTACACGGTAGTCACTCAAAGAGAAGAAAATAACTATAATATTTCCATGGAGAGAGCAAAAAACGATATCAATACCTTAATAGAGGGTGGTATCGCTGCCAGTCATTCCATATCTACAGATGCAACCATATATGATTTATTGGACGCCGAATATGAAAATGTAGGGGAGTACTACGATATTTATAATAGTACCCTGAGAAACAGACTGTCTATGTACTCTGTAGCATATAATTATATTACAAATATAGGTTTATATGTAGATAACCCCAGCATAAGGCCGGGAGGTACATACTTCTATATAGACAAAAGTATAAAAAACACTCCATGGTACAAAGACCTGTCAGAGTCTAACGAACAGGTTATAATCAGAACATATCTGGGAACTACAAACAGTGCTCCCGTTAGGCCAATACAGTATTTAAGTATACTCAGAAGCTCCAAAAACAACCATTCCTTAGGCAGCCGTGAGAAAATACTCAAGGTTGACATAAGTCTTGACAAGGTATTTACTATTTTCAATCGTGAAAGAGATTTTATGAGTTTATACTTGTTGGATCCCCAAAATACTATAGTATGTTCAACTACAGGAAGAAATGGACAGAGTAATATTGATGTCCTCCAAAAACTTAGCAATCGTTCTCTGGGGCAGGAAAATATGGTTCTCGAAACACATCTGGGGAGTGCATCATATTTTAAAGGGTGGAAGCTTATAGGTGTTACCAACAGAGAGCGTATATCTGACTCTGTAGGGGATACCCTGAGCTTTGTATTGATTTTTGCTTTTATAAGTATACTAATTTCCTCACTTCTTATGTTTATAATTGTGCGGTCGTACAATTATAGATTGAAAAAACTTTCTAAACACATGCTGAAATTCAAAGACGGAAAGTTTGATTTGATTGATATAAACGAAGGAGAAGATGAAATCGGCGGAGTTATCAGAAACTTCAACCTTATGGCAGCAAGAATAAATACACTTATAAACGATGTATATAAGCTGGAACTGCAAAAAAAGAGTCTTGAACTTGAGCGGGTTAGGGCGGAAATAAATTTTCTCCAGAGCCAGATGAATCCTCATTTTCTATTTAATACACTAAATGCCATATTGGTAGTCAGCATAAAAAATAACTACACAGAAATAGTAGACGTCATAAAATACCTTTCAAAGACATTGAGACGTTTATTAAGCTGGAAGGATGATTTGGTAACTATTGAAGAAGAACTGTCCTTTACAGAAATGTATCTGAAAATAGAAAAATTCCGTTTCTGTGACAAATTTCAATATGAGATTAATGTAAATGAAACCTTACTTGACTATAAAATACCTAAAATGAGTCTTCAGCCCTTGGTTGAAAATGCCTGCAAACATGGTATTCAGGCAATAAAAGAGGTAGGCATTATAAATATAAATATTGAAATGTGCGAATCAGGTTTACTGGTAAGAGTGAAAGATAACGGCTCCGGTATGGAGCAGTATACCTTGATGGAACTGATGGAAAACATAAAAAGCGAAGTAGAGCTAAGTGCAAGTATAGGCCTTAGAAATGTTTACCGGCGTCTAAGACTTTATTATGGGGAAGATGTAGCTTTCAATATTGAGAGCCGAATTAATGCGGGTACAACTATTTATTTTACTGTCCCTTTTGAAAAGCTATAG
- a CDS encoding response regulator transcription factor, translating to MFKVLLVDDEPMAMEALRIVADWEELGFTICGECENGDEALNAIKEIKPDLVVTDLKMPGMDGLELIRNVMEHVNPDTMFIIVSGYDEFEYAKTAMQYGIRYYVLKPVFKDEFSEVLEEIVEILEKKYQLGKITVENINSDIGSLLGKFLLGNLDEEELKSRMPGDISKSNANWFYVCLGTPQVWEPVNLKKHDTSEDTQGILKEIMNTGLEGIYIYPILSNTVLEGIVVCTICGMQTDKVIETLKLNVSTIFGEGFYIGVGKTVTELSELSHSMSQAHKAIDYRFFSPPGSTIYYQNIKDFTLNYSFEGIYKIEDMYNALDSLEEMRIKEAVEAVFSDFRREFTAPEIIKMYIVNIIYKSIAIVSSLGGNTNQIPLLDSITGILARSLIIDEMENMTYEYCTKFVIYAKSLKNNTKNSDMKLVEEYIKNNYTRNLTIREISKKLYIHPNYLGHQINKWFGCSFNEYLHGLRMEEAKTLLQNTSLKVHEIAERVGYSSYSNFLDQFVKKFSIKPSDYKIMLNNKN from the coding sequence ATGTTTAAGGTTTTACTTGTAGATGATGAGCCTATGGCGATGGAAGCATTAAGGATTGTTGCAGATTGGGAAGAGCTTGGGTTCACCATTTGCGGTGAATGTGAAAATGGTGATGAGGCATTAAATGCAATTAAAGAAATTAAGCCTGACTTAGTGGTAACAGACTTAAAAATGCCCGGAATGGATGGTCTGGAATTAATAAGAAATGTAATGGAACATGTAAATCCCGATACAATGTTTATAATTGTAAGCGGCTATGATGAATTTGAATATGCAAAAACAGCAATGCAGTATGGAATCCGCTATTATGTTTTAAAGCCGGTCTTCAAGGATGAATTTTCTGAAGTACTAGAAGAAATAGTAGAGATTCTGGAGAAAAAATATCAATTGGGGAAAATCACTGTTGAAAACATAAATTCTGATATAGGAAGTCTACTCGGAAAATTTCTTTTAGGGAATTTGGATGAAGAGGAACTTAAGAGCAGAATGCCGGGGGATATATCGAAAAGTAATGCCAACTGGTTTTATGTTTGTTTAGGTACACCACAGGTTTGGGAACCAGTGAACTTAAAAAAACATGATACCAGCGAGGACACACAGGGCATATTAAAAGAAATAATGAATACAGGCCTTGAGGGTATATATATATATCCCATATTATCAAATACAGTGCTGGAAGGTATCGTGGTTTGCACAATATGTGGAATGCAGACTGATAAGGTAATAGAAACATTAAAATTAAATGTATCAACAATTTTTGGGGAAGGCTTTTATATAGGAGTCGGAAAGACGGTAACTGAACTTTCTGAACTTTCCCACTCTATGTCTCAGGCTCATAAGGCAATAGACTATAGATTTTTCAGCCCTCCCGGCAGTACAATTTACTATCAAAACATAAAGGATTTTACACTAAACTACAGCTTTGAGGGTATTTATAAAATTGAGGATATGTATAATGCTCTCGACAGTCTGGAGGAAATGAGAATAAAAGAAGCCGTTGAAGCAGTATTTTCTGATTTCCGCCGTGAGTTTACGGCACCTGAAATAATAAAAATGTATATTGTTAACATAATATATAAAAGTATAGCTATAGTATCCAGCTTAGGCGGTAATACAAATCAGATACCTCTGCTCGATTCTATTACGGGAATACTGGCAAGAAGCCTGATAATAGATGAAATGGAGAACATGACATATGAGTATTGTACCAAATTCGTTATATATGCTAAAAGCTTAAAAAACAATACAAAGAATTCAGATATGAAGCTTGTGGAGGAATATATAAAGAATAACTACACAAGAAACCTGACAATCAGGGAGATTTCCAAGAAACTTTACATACACCCAAACTATCTTGGACACCAGATAAACAAGTGGTTTGGATGCAGTTTCAATGAGTATCTCCATGGTCTAAGAATGGAAGAAGCAAAAACCCTGTTACAGAATACCAGTCTGAAAGTTCACGAAATTGCTGAGAGAGTGGGGTATAGTTCATACAGCAATTTCCTTGATCAGTTTGTCAAAAAGTTCTCCATAAAACCAAGTGACTACAAAATTATGTTAAATAACAAGAACTAA
- a CDS encoding ABC transporter substrate-binding protein, which produces MILKKKNWLAALLTGLLSVSFVLTGCGGSDKSGSSTSTTSGAAATGSTAEKLDPVEISFFVSDPGQAPTPDNKIYKKIKEELGVTCKFEYLVGDKNQKIGVMIAGGEYPDVITLGSDTVSKFTGAGALVALEDIIDKDAPNLKKHFEPYKNKVKDVADGHFYVMPDYGVFYNDFSINVNEGPAFFMQKAVLKDAGFPKVKTLDQYFELIEKYKAKNPKIDGQPTIGFEVLSEGWRDFCLKNPPQHLIGHPNDGGVVVDDKTNTAEFFWDKDYAKRYYKKLNEINSKGLLDPESFTMNYDQYIAKLSSGRVLGMFDQHWNFSNAELTLKTQKKFERTYAPLPVVFDEGTKDYYMDRPVLNVNTGYAITKSAKDPARIVKFFDALLTEKWQKILGWGIEGEDYKVDDKGMFYMTPEQRVNYNDQTWRLGNMAHTLWYYAPKMEGTFSDGNATGPGGQPKEYYDALDQYDKDFLKAYGYDQQSDFFSPAPENRISYPAWQVDLVDGSPAAMANTKAGDIATKYLPKAILASPDKFDSVWTEYVNQLHKEDIKAYVDRINDQLKWRAENWK; this is translated from the coding sequence ATGATCTTAAAAAAGAAAAATTGGCTAGCAGCACTATTAACGGGTTTATTATCAGTTAGCTTCGTATTAACAGGTTGTGGCGGTTCAGATAAGAGCGGCTCTTCTACTTCAACAACTTCCGGCGCAGCAGCAACAGGTTCAACAGCTGAAAAATTGGATCCTGTGGAGATAAGCTTCTTTGTCTCAGACCCTGGTCAGGCACCAACACCTGATAACAAGATTTACAAGAAAATTAAAGAAGAACTTGGCGTTACTTGTAAATTTGAGTACTTAGTAGGTGACAAAAATCAGAAAATAGGTGTTATGATTGCCGGCGGAGAATATCCGGATGTAATAACTCTTGGCTCAGATACAGTTAGTAAGTTTACAGGAGCCGGTGCTTTAGTTGCTTTAGAGGACATAATCGATAAAGATGCTCCAAACCTTAAGAAGCATTTTGAACCTTACAAGAACAAGGTAAAAGATGTTGCAGACGGACATTTCTATGTAATGCCTGACTACGGTGTATTTTATAACGATTTCAGTATAAATGTTAATGAAGGTCCTGCCTTCTTTATGCAAAAAGCAGTATTGAAGGATGCTGGTTTCCCAAAAGTTAAAACTCTTGACCAGTACTTCGAACTTATAGAAAAGTATAAAGCAAAGAATCCTAAAATTGACGGACAGCCAACAATCGGATTTGAAGTTCTTTCAGAAGGTTGGAGAGATTTCTGTCTAAAGAATCCACCTCAACATTTGATTGGTCATCCAAACGATGGCGGTGTTGTAGTTGACGATAAGACTAATACTGCAGAATTCTTCTGGGATAAGGATTATGCGAAGAGATATTACAAGAAACTTAATGAAATAAATTCAAAGGGTTTACTTGACCCGGAATCATTTACTATGAACTATGACCAGTATATAGCTAAACTTTCAAGCGGTAGAGTTCTTGGTATGTTTGACCAGCACTGGAACTTCAGCAATGCTGAATTAACATTGAAGACTCAGAAGAAGTTTGAAAGAACATATGCTCCATTGCCGGTAGTATTCGATGAAGGAACTAAGGATTACTACATGGACAGACCTGTACTTAATGTTAACACAGGTTATGCTATTACAAAGAGCGCAAAAGACCCTGCAAGAATAGTTAAATTCTTTGATGCATTATTAACAGAAAAATGGCAGAAGATCCTCGGTTGGGGAATCGAAGGCGAAGATTATAAAGTTGACGATAAGGGCATGTTCTACATGACTCCTGAACAACGTGTAAACTACAATGACCAGACATGGAGACTTGGAAACATGGCTCATACTCTCTGGTACTATGCTCCTAAAATGGAAGGTACATTCAGCGATGGAAACGCTACCGGCCCAGGCGGACAGCCAAAAGAATACTATGATGCACTTGACCAGTATGACAAAGATTTCTTAAAAGCATACGGATATGACCAACAGTCTGATTTCTTTAGCCCAGCTCCAGAAAACAGAATTTCATATCCAGCATGGCAGGTTGATCTTGTTGACGGTTCACCTGCAGCCATGGCAAACACAAAAGCTGGAGATATTGCAACTAAATATCTGCCAAAGGCAATACTTGCTAGCCCTGATAAGTTTGACAGTGTATGGACTGAATATGTAAATCAACTTCACAAAGAAGACATTAAAGCATATGTTGATAGAATTAATGATCAACTTAAGTGGAGAGCAGAGAACTGGAAATAA